A DNA window from Chryseobacterium sp. MEBOG06 contains the following coding sequences:
- a CDS encoding NADP-dependent malic enzyme — protein MSSKNHRDEKNFSQAALDYHKAEPKGKIEVIPSKPHSSQRDLSLAYSPGVAVPCMEIHDKPETVYDYTGKGNLVAVISNGTAVLGLGDIGAEASKPVMEGKGLLFKIFADINVFDIEIDEKDPDKFIEIVKGIAPTFGGINLEDIKAPEAFYIEQKLKEELNIPLMHDDQHGTAIISAAALINSLQIANKSISEVKMVVNGAGAAAIACTKLYISLGLKKENVLMCDSKGVINHKRQNLTPEKLDFIAQTDIETLEDAVKGSDVFVGLSKGNVMTPEMLLSMTENPIVFALANPDPEIAYDLALETRKDVIMATGRSDYPNQVNNVLGFPYIFRGALDVQATGINEEMKLAAVHAIADLAKEPVPEAVILAYNVKSLQFGREYFIPKPFDNRLITKVSSAVAKAAIESGVARKSITDFEEYEHQLLDRMGRDEKLVRMMQSRAKSNPKRITLGNAEEYNVLKAAQILYEEGIAYPSLLGDKKYIQEQMERYGINLDVPIIDPSDDDQKENRKKYRETLWKLRQRKGMNEYKAKRYVRQRDYFGPLMLRHGDTDGLIIGFSKNYTSVLRPVLEVIEKDKGVDKVAAMMMILSEKKPIFFADTSINQNPTAEDLVNIAKMAEFTVKSFAIEPRIAMLGFENFAAISETSKKVAKAVSILHEKYPKMIVDGEIQPDFAMNADHLSDYPFSKLGTTPANTFIFPNLESANLSYKIIRGMKVAQVIGPILMGLKQPVHVLQMRSSVDEIVNLATVAVLDAQRREKK, from the coding sequence ATGTCAAGTAAAAACCATCGCGACGAAAAGAACTTTAGTCAGGCCGCGTTAGATTATCATAAAGCAGAACCCAAAGGAAAAATTGAAGTAATCCCATCAAAGCCGCACTCTTCTCAAAGAGACTTGTCGTTGGCTTATTCTCCGGGAGTAGCTGTTCCTTGTATGGAAATTCATGATAAGCCGGAAACGGTTTATGATTATACAGGAAAAGGGAACCTGGTTGCGGTTATTTCTAATGGTACAGCGGTACTTGGATTAGGCGATATCGGCGCTGAAGCTTCAAAACCTGTAATGGAAGGAAAAGGACTTCTGTTCAAGATCTTTGCAGATATCAACGTTTTTGATATTGAGATCGATGAAAAAGACCCGGATAAATTTATTGAAATTGTAAAAGGAATTGCTCCTACTTTTGGAGGAATCAACCTTGAAGATATTAAAGCTCCTGAAGCATTTTATATCGAACAAAAACTTAAAGAGGAGTTGAATATTCCTTTGATGCATGACGACCAGCACGGTACGGCTATTATTTCAGCAGCAGCATTGATCAACTCACTGCAGATTGCCAATAAGAGCATTAGTGAGGTGAAAATGGTGGTCAACGGAGCAGGAGCGGCAGCTATTGCCTGTACTAAGCTTTATATTTCATTAGGATTGAAAAAAGAAAACGTCCTGATGTGCGACAGTAAAGGTGTGATCAACCACAAAAGACAAAACCTTACCCCGGAAAAATTAGACTTTATTGCACAGACAGATATTGAAACATTGGAAGATGCTGTAAAAGGATCCGATGTTTTCGTTGGATTGTCCAAAGGAAATGTGATGACTCCGGAAATGTTGTTGAGCATGACTGAAAACCCTATCGTTTTTGCTTTAGCAAACCCTGATCCGGAAATTGCTTATGACCTTGCCCTTGAAACCCGTAAAGATGTGATCATGGCAACAGGAAGAAGTGACTATCCTAACCAGGTAAACAACGTATTAGGATTCCCTTATATTTTCCGTGGTGCATTAGATGTACAGGCTACAGGAATCAACGAAGAAATGAAATTAGCTGCGGTACATGCCATTGCTGATCTTGCAAAAGAACCTGTACCGGAAGCGGTAATTCTAGCATATAATGTGAAGAGCCTACAGTTCGGAAGAGAGTATTTCATTCCAAAACCATTTGATAACAGACTGATCACAAAAGTATCAAGTGCTGTTGCAAAAGCAGCTATTGAAAGTGGTGTTGCCAGAAAATCAATTACTGATTTTGAAGAATATGAGCACCAGCTTTTGGATAGAATGGGAAGAGATGAGAAGTTGGTAAGAATGATGCAGAGCCGTGCAAAATCAAACCCGAAAAGAATTACTCTTGGAAATGCTGAAGAATACAATGTATTGAAAGCTGCTCAGATTCTTTATGAAGAAGGAATTGCCTATCCAAGCCTTCTGGGAGATAAGAAATACATCCAGGAGCAAATGGAGCGTTACGGAATCAATCTGGATGTTCCAATCATTGATCCAAGTGATGACGATCAGAAAGAAAACAGAAAGAAATACAGAGAAACCCTTTGGAAACTTCGCCAGAGAAAAGGCATGAACGAGTACAAAGCTAAGAGATATGTCCGCCAGAGAGACTATTTCGGACCTTTGATGCTGAGACATGGTGATACAGATGGTCTTATCATAGGATTCTCTAAAAACTATACCTCAGTACTACGTCCTGTTTTAGAAGTTATAGAAAAGGATAAAGGAGTAGATAAAGTAGCGGCAATGATGATGATCCTGTCTGAGAAGAAGCCTATTTTCTTTGCAGATACCTCCATCAATCAGAATCCTACTGCAGAAGATCTTGTGAATATCGCTAAAATGGCAGAGTTTACAGTGAAATCTTTCGCAATCGAACCGAGAATTGCAATGCTGGGATTTGAAAACTTTGCAGCAATTTCTGAAACATCCAAGAAAGTAGCTAAGGCAGTGAGTATCCTTCATGAAAAATATCCTAAAATGATCGTAGATGGTGAAATTCAGCCGGATTTTGCAATGAATGCAGACCACCTTAGTGATTATCCTTTCTCGAAATTAGGAACAACACCAGCCAATACATTCATATTCCCGAATCTGGAAAGTGCTAATCTTTCTTACAAAATTATCAGAGGAATGAAAGTAGCACAGGTAATTGGACCAATCCTGATGGGACTAAAACAACCGGTACATGTACTTCAGATGCGTTCAAGCGTAGACGAGATTGTAAACCTTGCTACCGTTGCAGTTTTGGATGCTCAGAGAAGAGAGAAAAAATAA
- the ruvA gene encoding Holliday junction branch migration protein RuvA translates to MIFSLQGTVQELTPTYAVINVQGVGYYVGISLMTSQMLVLNQQTFLFIQQIIREDAHLLFGFNTRSEKEMFNLLISVNGVGAVSALILLSTLSLDEIASAILSSNSALIQKAKGIGAKTAERIIVDLKDKVQKFSDPAANISVLVDNKIKEESLSALEVLGIPKRTSEKIADKILKQNPGISVEELVKQILKNI, encoded by the coding sequence ATGATATTTTCTTTACAAGGCACTGTTCAAGAACTTACGCCTACCTACGCTGTTATCAATGTACAGGGAGTTGGTTACTACGTGGGAATCAGTTTAATGACCTCACAAATGCTGGTTTTGAATCAGCAGACCTTTTTATTTATCCAGCAGATCATCCGTGAAGATGCTCATCTTCTCTTCGGATTTAACACACGTTCAGAAAAAGAGATGTTTAATCTGTTAATAAGCGTTAATGGTGTAGGAGCTGTTTCTGCGCTTATTCTGCTGTCTACATTAAGCCTCGACGAGATTGCATCAGCGATACTTTCAAGTAATAGTGCATTGATTCAGAAAGCAAAAGGAATCGGTGCAAAGACTGCTGAGAGAATTATTGTTGATCTTAAAGATAAGGTGCAGAAATTCAGTGATCCTGCCGCGAATATTTCTGTCTTGGTAGATAATAAAATCAAGGAAGAATCGTTATCTGCATTAGAAGTTTTAGGAATTCCTAAACGTACCAGCGAGAAGATTGCCGATAAAATATTAAAGCAAAACCCTGGCATATCGGTAGAAGAATTGGTGAAACAAATTTTAAAAAACATTTAA